DNA from Desulfarculus baarsii DSM 2075:
AGTGGTCACGCGGGCCCTGCGCCGCAAGGTCGATCAGGAGCAAAAGGCCCTGGACCGCGCCGCGCGGACCATCGGGGCCTTTCCCGTGCCGTCGTCGGACGACAAGGCCCCCAAGACCATCGCCGAGACGGTGGCCCACAGCGTGGGCGTCAGCAAGGTCAGTTCGCCGTGGCTGACCATCTTTTTGCTGGGCGTGCTGGCCGGGGCCTACATCGGCTTTGGCGGGATGCTGGCCAGCAGCGTCAGTTTCGACATGGCCGGCCACATGGGCCTGGGCTTCACCAAGTTCATGACCGGCGCGGTGTTCAGCCTGGGCCTGATGCTGGTGGTCATCGCCGGGGCCGAGCTGTTCACCGGCAACAACCTGATGGTTTCCACCGTGCTGGAGGGACAGACCACCTGGGGCGCGGTGCTGGCCCGCTGGGTGGTGGTCTTCGTGGCCAACTTCATCGGCAGCCTGCTCATCGTGCTGTTGTTCCATTATTCGGGCCTGTGGAAGACCGGCGGCGGCGCGTTGGGCGCGGCGGCGCTGAAGCTGGCCTACGCCAAGGTCGGCCTGGGCTGGGGCGAGGCCTTTGTCCGGGGCGTCGGCTGCAACTGGCTGGTCTGCCTGGCGGTCTGGATGGCCCTGGCCGCCCGCCAGACGGTGGGCAAGATCTTCGCCATCTTCTTTCCGATCATGGGGTTCGTGGCCATTGGCTTCGAGCACTGCGTGGCCAACATGTATTTCATCCCGGCGGGCATCCTGCTGCGCGACTGGGCCGGCGTGGCCCCGCCCCAGGGCCTGGACCCGGCGCTCCTGGGCTGGGGCTCGTTTTTCTGGGCCAACCTGGTGCCGGTGACGCTGGGCAACATCATCGGCGGCACGGTGTTCGTGGGCTTCAGCTATTGGAGCGTCTATCTGCGCAAGACCAAGGCCGCATGAAGCCAGGCCGCCCCGCCGATGGCCCGCGCGTCGGCGGGGCGCTGGTCAGTGGCCGGCCCTGGTTTGGGCCAGCAACGCCAGCGTGGCCCGGCCGTCGATGATATCCTGCTCGCCTTCGAAGGCCGGCGCGCCGGCAAAGACCGAGAAATCGCCGCGCATGCTGCGGGCCAGGGCGTTCTGGCCGCCGGCCAACTCGGCAAAGCGGCGGCCGGCGTACTTCAGGCCCCGGGCCAACGTGCCGGCCGGGACATATTCGCGCATGAGGCGGCCCGCATCCACCACCACCCGCTTGATGGGATCGCCCATGCCGTGGAGCATCTGCAAC
Protein-coding regions in this window:
- a CDS encoding formate/nitrite family transporter, translating into MPEKMLVIDDDSAVIESCQRIFSAEGWEVTGSTDPAKGLELAAGQAFEVILVDWKMPGLSGMDVLSELEKRAPKSTVVMFSGYPSVERATEALKRGAMDYVPKPFRPDEIITVVTRALRRKVDQEQKALDRAARTIGAFPVPSSDDKAPKTIAETVAHSVGVSKVSSPWLTIFLLGVLAGAYIGFGGMLASSVSFDMAGHMGLGFTKFMTGAVFSLGLMLVVIAGAELFTGNNLMVSTVLEGQTTWGAVLARWVVVFVANFIGSLLIVLLFHYSGLWKTGGGALGAAALKLAYAKVGLGWGEAFVRGVGCNWLVCLAVWMALAARQTVGKIFAIFFPIMGFVAIGFEHCVANMYFIPAGILLRDWAGVAPPQGLDPALLGWGSFFWANLVPVTLGNIIGGTVFVGFSYWSVYLRKTKAA